The genomic window GAGAGATCGGAAAAGGTGCGGGTTGTGAAGGCGGATTTCGAGTGGTCTGACGTGGGAAACTGGTCTTCCGTGAGAGAAATAGAGGGATACACAGAAGAATCGGACGAAGTGATACTCATCGACAGTGAACGCATCTTCGTGAAAACCCACAACAAACCCATAGCGGTTGTTGGGCTATCTGATCTGATCGTGGTCGACACACCGAACGGGATTCTGATCTGCAAAGAAGAGTATGCTCAAAAAGTGAGAGAGGTGGTCAAGAAGCTCTTTCGTACTTCCTGAGGAAAAGAAAGACAAAAAGAGAAACGATCATGGGAACCAAACCGAGAATCCTGTATGAATCGATAAGACCAAGATTTTCTGCGAGCACACCACCTACCGATGAGCCTATGAACGGCCCTATTCCCATAGCGACCCAGAAATACTTTTGTGCTCTGATCCTTGCGGGACCAAACGTTCGAATGAGAAACATCATGGAGTAATAGATCACTATGTAAGTCCATCCCTGCAAGAGCTGAACCATCAGCAGAGTAGCTGGAGAACTTGTCAGAGTTACCAGCAGGTTTCTGAGACCCACAACGAACACACCCGAAGCGAGCATGAAACCCACACCGAGTCTTTTCACTGTCTCATCGGCCCACAGGAGGAACGGCGTCTCTGTGATGGCCATGAGAGAAAGGGCTATACTCGCAAGAGACACGTCGTAGTTTCTTTCCTTCATCAAAACGGGTAGAAAGACAAAATTGAAATTGTTTGCCGCTATACCAAAGATCACTACAGGGAGAAGGAGCCAGAAGAAAGTGGGAAGAGGTTTTTTGCTTTTTCTTTTTTCTTCCTCACCGAGGTCTACTTCTTTCATCGGCTTCAGTATCCAAAAGGTCAAAAGCATCAAGGCAGTGAAAACGTAAAATATCGTGACGAAACCCAGTCTGATGAGTCCGCTCATCAAAAGCGCTGTGAAAGAGAACCCAAAGGTTCCAAACAACCTGATCCTGCCGTAGTTCATTTTCATCTGGTGTGTGATGTCCACGATAACGGACTCAGCAAGAGGAGTCACCGCAGAGAAGAAGAAAGCGAACACTGACATGAATATGAGTTTCAGGTAGAACTCCTCGAACAGAAACAGCCCCCAGAAGAGGATTCCAGCGAACAGAATCACTTTTTTCAGCCAGTTCACTCTTCCTATGGTAGAGGCGATTTCGAAATTTAGATGGTTCGCGTAGAGTGATGTGATCGGCAGGATAGACATCAGAATGCCTATCTGAGATTTCGAGAGTTCTTCGTTTGCCAGAAACTGACTCAACAGTGAATAAACGGCCATCGTGCCGTAGACAAAGAATTCTATCGACATGAGTCTGTACCGCACAAAGTTCCCTCCTTTGCATAGAAGGAATTGTAACATATTGATTCGCTTCCTGAACTTTTCAGTTCTGTGAGAATTAAT from Thermotoga sp. Mc24 includes these protein-coding regions:
- a CDS encoding MFS transporter codes for the protein MRYRLMSIEFFVYGTMAVYSLLSQFLANEELSKSQIGILMSILPITSLYANHLNFEIASTIGRVNWLKKVILFAGILFWGLFLFEEFYLKLIFMSVFAFFFSAVTPLAESVIVDITHQMKMNYGRIRLFGTFGFSFTALLMSGLIRLGFVTIFYVFTALMLLTFWILKPMKEVDLGEEEKRKSKKPLPTFFWLLLPVVIFGIAANNFNFVFLPVLMKERNYDVSLASIALSLMAITETPFLLWADETVKRLGVGFMLASGVFVVGLRNLLVTLTSSPATLLMVQLLQGWTYIVIYYSMMFLIRTFGPARIRAQKYFWVAMGIGPFIGSSVGGVLAENLGLIDSYRILGLVPMIVSLFVFLFLRKYERAS